Proteins from one Telopea speciosissima isolate NSW1024214 ecotype Mountain lineage chromosome 1, Tspe_v1, whole genome shotgun sequence genomic window:
- the LOC122660675 gene encoding pentatricopeptide repeat-containing protein At2g29760, chloroplastic-like, with translation MLIFTQAQHPNQFTWNTIIRGFAISQTPHRALLVFLQMFRHSIPLESFTYAFVFKACARSHMLETGRAVHSLAMKSSHASHLFVANTAIHLYSSCADLGSAEKVFEEMGSRNIVTWNAMISGYVQNGLPNGGLRMFKWMWGEGIRPDYVTMVGVISACAQNKDLELGRWIHAYVAENPSDFESNINVGTALIDMYAKCKQIDMAKKIFKDMQRKDIGVWNALIGGYVFNSRSSEALELFQKLEVSSLDPDETTLVSTLRACANVGALDIGKRIHLYAQEKSFNSNQMLDTALVDMYSKCGCINEAREVFNKMSKRDVMAWTSMIVGLAMHGHSREALDLFLLMLDSGQKPDGITFLGVLSACSHAGLVDQGVYYFETMRNKYCIAPKIEHYGCMIDLFGRAGRLKEAHAFILSMEIQPNAIVWRALLSACRLHSNVILAETAIENLFKLQSDHCGDYVLLSNIYASKGKWNLVENIRRKMEEGGIRKIPGLSLIEANSQPRVEKWLELSNHQLDHLGYR, from the coding sequence ATGCTTATATTTACTCAAGCCCAACACCCAAACCAGTTTACATGGAACACTATCATCAGAGGCTTCGCCATCAGCCAAACCCCTCACCGTGCTCTCCTTGTTTTCTTACAAATGTTTCGGCATTCTATTCCATTGGAGAGCTTCACTTATGCTTTTGTCTTCAAGGCTTGTGCTCGGTCTCACATGCTCGAGACTGGGAGAGCTGTCCACAGTCTTGCCATGAAAAGCAGTCATGCGTCACATCTCTTTGTTGCCAACACTGCCATTCATCTTTACTCTTCTTGTGCCGACCTGGGCTCTGCTGAGAAGGTGTTTGAGGAAATGGGTAGTCGAAATATTGTTACTTGGAATGCCATGATTTCAGGTTATGTACAGAATGGACTGCCCAATGGTGGGTTGAGAATGTTTAAATGGATGTGGGGGGAGGGTATCAGACCCGATTATGTGACCATGGTAGGCGTGATCTCTGCTTGTGCACAGAACAAGGACCTTGAGCTTGGGAGATGGATTCATGCTTATGTAGCTGAAAACCCATCTGACTTCGAATCAAATATCAATGTCGGGACTGCTCTTATAGACATGTATGCAAAATGTAAGCAGATTGACATGGCTAAGAAGATTTTCAAGGACATGCAGAGGAAAGACATTGGCGTTTGGAACGCACTTATAGGAGGTTACGTCTTCAATAGCCGTTCCAGTGAAGCTCTAGAACTGTTTCAGAAACTGGAAGTGAGCAGCTTGGACCCAGATGAGACCACATTGGTAAGTACACTGCGAGCTTGTGCTAATGTAGGGGCACTAGATATTGGAAAGAGGATTCACCTATATGCTCAAGAGAAGAGCTTCAATTCAAATCAAATGTTGGACACTGCCTTGGTTGATATGTATTCAAAATGTGGGTGTATCAATGAGGCGAGAGAAGTCTTTAATAAGATGTCAAAACGGGACGTCATGGCCTGGACATCCATGATTGTAGGGCTAGCCATGCATGGACACTCAAGGGAAGCACTTGACCTCTTcttgctaatgttagattctgGTCAGAAGCCCGATGGAATCACCTTTTTAGGTGTTCTGAGTGCTTGTAGCCATGCAGGTCTGGTTGATCAAGGAGTTTACTACTTTGAAACCATGAGAAATAAGTACTGCATTGCTCCAAAAATCGAACACTATGGATGCATGATAGACCTCTTTGGACGAGCAGGCCGGCTCAAGGAGGCACATGCTTTCATCCTTTCAATGGAAATTCAGCCAAATGCAATAGTTTGGAGGGCCCTTCTCAGTGCTTGCAGATTGCATTCAAATGTCATTTTGGCTGAGACTGCCATTGAGAATCTATTCAAGCTGCAGTCAGATCACTGCGGAGACTATGTGCTTCTTTCAAATATATATGCTTCAAAGGGTAAATGGAACCTGGTGGAGAATATAAGGAGGAAGATGGAGGAAGGAGGGATAAGGAAGATACCGGGTTTAAGTTTGATTGAGGCAAACAGCCAGCCAAGAGTGGAAAAATGGCTGGAGCTGAGCAACCACCAACTAGACCATCTTGGTTACAGATAG